From Alienimonas californiensis, a single genomic window includes:
- the der gene encoding ribosome biogenesis GTPase Der, with amino-acid sequence MSVPKIAIVGRPNVGKSSLFNWLAGERLSIVDPTAGVTRDRLTHLMHEGDRYFELIDTGGIGIVDSDALEEEIEGQIRVGLEMADVLLFVGDAQTGVMPLDEEVARRLHPLGKPVVIAANKCDSPKVESDAAEFLGLFDAPLVPTTVKSNRGREALLAALLEALPPAGEHEAGSGAELASDPVMKLAVVGRRNVGKSTFLNSLAGEERVIVSEIAGTTRDSIDLRFEVDGRALVAIDTPGVRRKKSLANDVEYYGTVRAQQSIRRADVVLMTFDATRTISKVDKQLVADIVEAHKPCIFVVNKWDLALAADMTSERWADYLEKTFANMRFVPVAFLTSQAGRNVRPVVDLAQSLFKQARERVGTGRVNAVVRAAMEKNPPPMKKNRRPKIFFATQVAVTPPTIVLKCNEPALFGDDWKRYLLTQLRDQLPYPEIPIRLYFRPRAKDDAEANRR; translated from the coding sequence ATGTCCGTTCCCAAAATTGCGATCGTCGGCCGTCCCAACGTCGGCAAGAGCAGTCTGTTCAACTGGCTGGCGGGGGAGCGGCTGTCCATCGTCGACCCCACCGCCGGCGTCACCCGCGACCGACTCACCCACCTCATGCACGAGGGGGACCGCTATTTCGAACTGATCGACACCGGCGGGATCGGCATCGTCGACTCCGACGCGTTGGAGGAGGAGATCGAGGGCCAGATCCGCGTCGGACTGGAGATGGCCGACGTGCTGCTGTTCGTCGGCGACGCCCAGACCGGCGTGATGCCGCTGGACGAGGAGGTCGCCCGCCGGCTGCACCCGCTCGGCAAGCCGGTGGTGATCGCGGCGAACAAGTGCGATAGCCCCAAGGTGGAGAGCGACGCCGCGGAGTTCCTCGGCCTGTTCGACGCCCCGCTGGTCCCCACCACGGTGAAGAGCAACCGCGGTCGGGAGGCGCTGCTCGCCGCCCTGCTGGAAGCCCTGCCGCCCGCCGGCGAGCACGAGGCCGGCAGCGGCGCCGAACTGGCGAGCGACCCGGTGATGAAGCTGGCCGTCGTCGGCCGCCGGAACGTCGGCAAGAGCACCTTCCTGAACTCGCTGGCCGGCGAGGAGCGGGTGATCGTCTCCGAGATCGCCGGCACCACCCGGGACAGCATCGACCTGCGGTTCGAGGTCGACGGCCGGGCCCTCGTCGCCATCGACACGCCCGGCGTCCGCCGCAAGAAGAGCCTGGCGAACGACGTCGAGTACTACGGCACCGTCCGGGCCCAGCAGAGCATCCGCCGGGCGGACGTGGTGCTGATGACCTTCGACGCCACCCGAACAATCTCCAAGGTGGACAAGCAGCTCGTCGCGGACATCGTCGAGGCGCACAAGCCTTGCATCTTCGTGGTCAACAAGTGGGACCTCGCGCTGGCGGCCGACATGACCAGCGAACGCTGGGCGGATTACCTGGAGAAGACGTTCGCCAACATGCGATTCGTGCCGGTGGCGTTCCTGACCTCGCAGGCCGGCCGGAACGTGCGGCCGGTGGTGGACCTGGCGCAAAGTCTGTTCAAGCAGGCTCGGGAACGGGTCGGCACGGGCCGCGTGAACGCCGTGGTGCGGGCGGCGATGGAGAAGAATCCGCCGCCGATGAAGAAAAACCGGCGGCCGAAGATCTTCTTCGCCACGCAGGTCGCGGTGACGCCGCCGACAATCGTGCTGAAGTGCAACGAGCCGGCGCTGTTCGGCGACGACTGGAAGCGGTACCTGCTCACCCAGTTGCGGGATCAGCTCCCCTACCCCGAGATCCCGATCCGCCTGTACTTCCGCCCCCGCGCGAAGGACGACGCCGAGGCGAACCGTCGCTGA
- the hpnC gene encoding squalene synthase HpnC, translated as MPTAAAAAVSSAELPCHLEGWTPQRCAAAPASPADAREHVHRLATRHYENFPVASVVLPADLRPHFHAVYAFCRWADDLGDEVPGADASLALLDWWRGETTAMFAGEPPRHPVFVALKPTAQRFALTPEPFLDLISAFEQDQTVTHYETFADLHDYCRRSADPVGRIVLKLLSAHTPEHVALSDSVCTGLQLINFWQDVARDADIGRRYLPTEDLARFGYSLDDYAARRTTPAFLDLMRFEVDRAAELLAAGRPLADRLGGRFGIAIDLFASGGLAICGKVRRLDYRVWDLRPKLGKRDAAGLLAGAMGRGLRRTVLR; from the coding sequence GTGCCGACCGCCGCCGCCGCCGCCGTTTCCTCCGCCGAACTGCCGTGCCATCTGGAAGGATGGACGCCGCAGCGTTGCGCCGCCGCCCCCGCCAGCCCCGCCGACGCCCGGGAGCACGTGCATCGGCTGGCGACCCGGCACTACGAAAACTTCCCCGTCGCCTCCGTTGTGCTGCCGGCGGACCTGCGTCCGCACTTTCATGCGGTGTACGCCTTCTGCCGTTGGGCCGACGACCTCGGCGACGAGGTGCCCGGGGCGGACGCCTCGCTGGCGCTGCTCGACTGGTGGCGGGGCGAAACGACCGCCATGTTCGCCGGCGAACCGCCCCGGCACCCGGTGTTCGTCGCCCTCAAACCGACCGCACAGCGGTTCGCGCTCACGCCGGAGCCGTTCCTCGATCTGATCTCCGCCTTCGAGCAGGATCAGACCGTGACGCACTACGAAACGTTCGCCGATCTCCACGACTACTGCCGCCGCAGCGCCGACCCGGTGGGGCGGATCGTGTTGAAACTGCTCTCCGCCCACACGCCGGAGCACGTGGCGCTGTCCGACTCCGTCTGCACCGGCCTGCAACTGATCAACTTCTGGCAGGACGTCGCCCGGGACGCGGACATTGGCCGCCGCTACCTGCCGACCGAGGACCTGGCCCGGTTCGGCTATTCGCTGGACGACTACGCCGCCCGCCGCACGACGCCGGCGTTCCTCGACCTGATGCGGTTCGAGGTGGACCGGGCCGCGGAACTGTTGGCGGCGGGGCGTCCGCTGGCCGATCGGTTGGGCGGACGCTTCGGCATAGCGATCGACCTGTTCGCCTCCGGCGGGCTGGCGATCTGCGGCAAGGTGCGGCGGCTCGATTATCGGGTCTGGGACCTGCGGCCGAAGCTGGGCAAGCGGGACGCCGCCGGATTGTTGGCCGGGGCGATGGGACGGGGCCTGCGGCGGACGGTCCTGCGGTGA
- a CDS encoding phytoene/squalene synthase family protein → MSASLTPAALSSADLDAAFAHCTRLARRTGKNFYWSFLTLPANQRRDMGALYAFMRVTDDLGDDPAEPLDRRRLAVANWRERTAAALHGEAIDPAAPHAAALIAFADVARRRGIPPGLPLDVIDGVAADLAQPPARLTEPRVFFEHAAGRDDYCYHVAGAVGLCCLHVWGCDELDGAAREPALACGRAFQRTNILRDVAEDAAAGRVYLPADRLAKFGVEPADLVSRPGDAYLDTLRDDEPIRRRIERLLRCEADETGAEYANAEPLFDFVSPHGRGVLHAMTRIYGDLLNRVEKAGIDVLARRVRVPTWRKAAAVAGGLSERWRP, encoded by the coding sequence GTGAGCGCTTCCCTCACCCCAGCCGCCCTGTCGTCGGCGGATCTCGACGCCGCCTTCGCTCACTGCACGCGATTGGCCCGGCGGACCGGGAAGAACTTCTACTGGTCCTTCCTCACCCTCCCGGCGAATCAGCGGCGGGACATGGGGGCGTTGTACGCCTTCATGCGCGTGACGGACGACCTGGGGGACGACCCGGCCGAGCCGCTGGACCGGCGCCGGCTGGCGGTGGCGAACTGGCGGGAGCGCACCGCGGCCGCCCTGCACGGCGAAGCGATCGATCCCGCCGCCCCGCACGCCGCGGCGCTGATCGCCTTCGCTGACGTCGCCCGCCGCCGCGGCATCCCCCCCGGCCTGCCGCTGGACGTGATCGACGGCGTCGCCGCCGACCTCGCCCAGCCGCCGGCCCGACTGACGGAGCCGCGGGTCTTCTTCGAGCACGCCGCCGGGCGGGACGACTACTGCTACCACGTCGCCGGGGCGGTCGGCCTGTGCTGCCTGCACGTCTGGGGCTGCGACGAGTTGGACGGGGCGGCGCGGGAACCGGCGCTCGCCTGCGGCCGGGCGTTTCAGCGGACGAACATCCTCCGAGACGTTGCCGAGGACGCCGCCGCCGGACGGGTCTACCTCCCGGCTGATCGACTCGCCAAGTTCGGAGTGGAGCCGGCGGATCTCGTCAGCCGCCCCGGCGACGCCTACCTCGACACGCTGCGGGACGACGAGCCGATCCGCCGCCGGATCGAACGCCTGCTGCGGTGCGAAGCGGACGAAACCGGGGCGGAGTACGCGAACGCCGAGCCGCTGTTCGACTTCGTCTCCCCTCATGGCCGAGGCGTGCTGCACGCCATGACCCGCATCTACGGCGATCTGCTGAATCGGGTGGAGAAAGCCGGGATCGACGTGCTGGCCCGCCGGGTGCGGGTGCCGACTTGGCGGAAGGCCGCGGCGGTGGCCGGCGGCTTATCGGAGCGTTGGCGGCCCTGA
- a CDS encoding endonuclease/exonuclease/phosphatase family protein, translating to MTDTPTPANADDQSDDNPPGRERRRVGPLRRWSARLLGAAAAVLLLATALGYFGEHAWLLDLTNEWRLQYALLALLLAAALLALRSWRWLAVAGVVAGLNLWVILPWMIGGGPEIPPGVADRDLRLMTLNVRVSSEDFAPLRKLLAESKPDVAVLLEVDREWLAEIRELSAGYEIVDTPTQERFGTLLLSRRPLKDVTFESFGEKWSSSIIVRLEVNGQPATVIATHPPAPISSKTWRKRNQHLQELARYVNGVDTPVLVAGDLNVTMWSPHFRRLVDEAQLADARDGYGLLPTFPATRLGVDFGWPLRIPLDHVLVSGEWVTLDYGTPPGIGSDHLPVSVDVALPPAR from the coding sequence ATGACAGACACGCCCACCCCCGCCAATGCCGATGATCAATCCGATGACAACCCGCCGGGTCGGGAGCGTCGCAGGGTCGGTCCGCTGCGGCGGTGGTCGGCCCGCCTGCTGGGCGCCGCTGCCGCTGTTCTCCTGCTCGCCACGGCGCTCGGTTACTTTGGCGAGCACGCGTGGCTTCTGGACCTGACGAACGAGTGGCGGCTGCAGTACGCGCTGCTCGCACTGCTACTGGCCGCCGCGTTGCTGGCCCTGCGGTCGTGGAGGTGGCTGGCGGTGGCGGGCGTGGTCGCCGGGCTGAACCTGTGGGTGATCCTGCCGTGGATGATCGGCGGCGGCCCCGAGATCCCGCCCGGCGTCGCGGACCGCGACCTACGGTTGATGACGCTCAACGTTCGCGTTTCCAGCGAAGACTTCGCGCCGCTTCGGAAGCTGCTCGCGGAGTCTAAACCGGACGTGGCGGTGCTGCTCGAAGTCGATCGCGAGTGGCTTGCCGAGATTCGTGAACTGTCGGCCGGCTACGAGATCGTCGATACGCCCACGCAAGAGCGGTTCGGTACGCTGCTGCTCAGTCGCCGGCCGCTGAAGGACGTGACGTTTGAGAGCTTCGGCGAGAAATGGTCCTCCAGCATCATCGTTCGGTTGGAGGTGAACGGTCAGCCGGCGACCGTCATCGCCACGCACCCGCCGGCGCCCATCAGTTCGAAGACCTGGCGGAAGCGCAACCAACATTTGCAGGAGCTCGCCCGGTACGTCAACGGCGTCGACACGCCGGTACTCGTCGCCGGCGACCTGAACGTGACGATGTGGTCGCCGCACTTTCGCCGTTTGGTGGATGAGGCGCAGCTGGCCGACGCCCGCGACGGGTATGGGCTGCTGCCGACGTTCCCGGCGACACGGCTGGGCGTGGACTTTGGCTGGCCGCTTCGGATTCCGCTTGACCACGTGCTCGTCAGCGGGGAGTGGGTCACCCTGGACTACGGCACCCCGCCCGGCATCGGGTCGGATCATCTTCCGGTCAGCGTCGACGTCGCGCTGCCCCCCGCCCGATAA
- a CDS encoding proteasome accessory factor PafA2 family protein — protein MNAPPSPADVRRPLDRLTGVESELAIRYCPAKPGGPRVPNRMIFARLLARLGRDGPLGMPGGAMAKWGRFLPTGGAVWFEVIKNAPDAGLVEGATPECRGSRAALAASREQDRRLGEAIRAAFPPGSCGGSATLLKVDRDALERSFGGQENYEIVLPAERLEAWRHWSRAFAGAATLFWFVALAGFLTAAAVLALVWVVVWPFVRPWQTPAQRRRAARRPPGGPNETVSLGAPTWAERIVVPVLQAALLPLAAVGLPAVRRGPLADAPRLMPFLASRALLAGAGAVDRRGRFRVAAKATALRFVVGISDLPGCRGAFSAGPQFKRAMGQFMDPSLRAKLGERRQRITVNVGDSNRCEAAEYLKLGTTCLMLDLLEARPDWRPPTPRRPIAALHRFAADSTLTATVRLVGGGRATALQIQRTCLNAVRDHLQSVAAAEPAGVPEAAWDLVLRWGDALDGLEALADEPDRLFGVLDWVTKRRLLQEAGVTGDAARKLDLRYHELAPDSPFDRLEQAGLIERVLTDAERDAARRPPPDTPAAARGEAVRLGTLPPSWD, from the coding sequence GTGAACGCCCCGCCCTCCCCGGCCGACGTCCGCCGCCCCCTGGACCGACTGACGGGCGTGGAGTCCGAGCTGGCGATCCGGTACTGCCCGGCCAAGCCGGGCGGGCCGCGGGTTCCGAATCGGATGATCTTCGCCCGGTTGCTCGCCCGTCTGGGGCGGGACGGCCCGCTGGGGATGCCGGGCGGGGCGATGGCCAAGTGGGGCCGCTTCCTGCCGACCGGCGGGGCGGTCTGGTTCGAAGTGATCAAGAACGCCCCGGACGCCGGCTTGGTCGAGGGGGCGACGCCGGAGTGCCGTGGTTCCCGGGCCGCCCTCGCCGCCTCCCGGGAGCAGGACCGCCGGCTGGGCGAGGCGATCCGGGCGGCCTTCCCTCCGGGTTCATGCGGCGGATCCGCGACGCTACTGAAGGTCGACCGCGACGCCCTCGAACGTTCGTTCGGCGGGCAGGAGAACTACGAAATCGTTCTCCCCGCGGAGCGATTGGAGGCCTGGAGACACTGGAGCCGGGCGTTCGCCGGCGCTGCGACGCTGTTTTGGTTCGTGGCGCTGGCGGGTTTTTTGACCGCTGCCGCCGTACTGGCACTCGTCTGGGTTGTCGTCTGGCCGTTCGTCAGGCCGTGGCAGACGCCGGCACAGCGCCGACGGGCCGCTCGTCGTCCGCCGGGCGGCCCGAACGAGACCGTCAGCCTCGGCGCTCCGACATGGGCCGAACGGATCGTCGTGCCGGTGTTGCAGGCGGCGCTGCTCCCCCTCGCCGCCGTGGGCCTGCCGGCGGTGCGACGCGGCCCGCTGGCGGACGCCCCCCGCCTCATGCCGTTCCTCGCCAGCCGGGCGCTGCTCGCCGGGGCTGGCGCGGTGGACCGCCGCGGTCGCTTCCGCGTCGCCGCCAAGGCGACCGCCCTGCGGTTCGTCGTGGGCATCTCCGATCTTCCCGGCTGCCGCGGAGCGTTCAGCGCCGGCCCGCAGTTCAAACGGGCGATGGGCCAGTTCATGGACCCGTCGCTGAGGGCGAAACTGGGCGAACGGCGGCAGCGGATCACTGTAAACGTCGGCGACTCGAACCGCTGCGAGGCGGCGGAGTACCTCAAGCTCGGCACGACCTGCCTGATGCTCGATCTGTTGGAGGCCCGCCCCGACTGGAGGCCGCCGACGCCGCGGCGGCCGATCGCCGCCCTGCACCGCTTCGCCGCCGATTCGACGCTGACAGCGACCGTCCGCCTGGTCGGCGGCGGCCGGGCGACGGCGTTACAGATCCAGCGGACCTGTCTGAACGCCGTTCGCGACCATCTGCAATCCGTCGCCGCCGCTGAGCCCGCCGGCGTGCCGGAGGCGGCGTGGGATCTGGTGCTGCGCTGGGGCGACGCCCTGGACGGGTTGGAAGCGTTGGCGGACGAGCCGGACCGGCTGTTCGGCGTACTCGACTGGGTGACGAAGCGGCGCCTGCTTCAGGAGGCCGGCGTGACCGGCGACGCCGCCCGCAAGCTCGATCTGCGGTACCACGAACTGGCGCCGGACTCCCCGTTCGACCGGCTGGAACAGGCGGGGCTGATCGAACGGGTGCTGACCGACGCCGAACGCGACGCCGCCCGCCGTCCCCCGCCGGACACCCCCGCCGCGGCTCGCGGCGAAGCAGTGCGGCTGGGCACGCTGCCGCCCTCGTGGGACTGA